The Neurospora crassa OR74A linkage group I, whole genome shotgun sequence genome segment aagagtaaCGAGCCGTGGCTTCTGCTTTTGAACAGTTGGAAACATTTCTTGGACCCCTTTTCCCGGACCACGGGTATTGTTTATTGTTACTCTGTAGTGTACGCCCCCAATATCGAATACCGTACCTGAATTCTGAACATTGACTGTAGCTCAAGGAGCACATTGTGTCGTAGAACCAACTACatgtgtagaggtaagtactAGGAGAACAACCACGTACCTACTTTGTTTGTAGGCACACTATAGAATGACTACACAGTTAGCATAGGCATAATCTGTCTAGATACTGGACTTGACGACTAACTAGGGACTTCTAACTCTGTGTATCCTCTCAAACAGCTTACATGAATGCAACACGTTGATTCTGAAAATAACGCACCGTAATTTGCTTTGTAATTGGTTCCCATAGCCAAGTACCTAGATCTAGACTTCGTCAAATCTCTGGACCTTTTACACCAGACTTGCGCCCTATAGTCTCACGGAAACCGCATCTTGTAATATCAGCCCCAAGCAGTGGCTTGTCGGGTTGGAAAAGACATGAAtgaaattactattaccatACACAAGTAACAGTTCGGCTCACACCCACGGCCTTCGATGTGACAAGGAGAGACATCACATGTTCTATAGATTACAAGCTTATGAAACTGTATGATTACCACCCGGCCATGTAGTGCTCACGTCCTATTTAAATGAAGTATCCATGATCGAAGCAGTCGAAGTCATGACTGACATCGGGTACTTTACTCAAGAATGTAGTGTAAAATAACGATCAAATGGTTGCTGTCAATAACTAGATGCCACTTATATCCGGGTCATGAGACAGAGAAACACGGCCAAGCTCATATGGCTGGGTGCTCCACTACGGCTCATTAGAAATGAAACTTCTGTGATGGAAGTGTGGACTGTTCCGGGGTTTCATCGGCAGCTATGTATGATATGTTGGCTATGAATTGCAAATTCGAGGGAAAATATAACCCAAACACCAGCTGGATCATGACAGTgtgagtacctctatgtagGCGTTTCATGAGAGATTTGTATTTCCTTTGTAGTACAACCGGTGTGCACTGCGGCCGAGCCCGTCAAACCTGTAAAAGATCGTAGGACGATATTCGCTTGCCAACATATACCGGAAGTGCACAGAatatatacctctaggcaATAGGTATCCTCCTGTGGTGTCGCTCGAGCGAGATAACAGATCAGTAGGTACAGGACATAGGTACTCAAGGGAAGAAGACACGGGTTGCCTCTTCTGTAGAGTGGAGGTCGGAAGCTACCTCATACAAGAAGGAGCCGgaggataggtacctacctctagatatACTAACAGGAATGATAAAGACCAAGCGGGAAAGAGTGAGCAGCAGAAGCCTCGGTTGTCCCTGCCTCCCGGTCTCTAGACAAGTACAGGCAGGATATAAACGAACTCTCAGAGTGATCTGGAACGGAATAAAGTGTTACTAGTAGTGAAAAATAGAACGTCCGTATATATTAGCCAACCAAATCTACATCAGTTGTCTATCACCTATAGAAGTTGACAAACACTAACTACAAGAGGTTTACCAAATAAACTCGAAGGAGAGTGAACTGACATGAACTGACATGATACAGGACTAGTGTAAGTAAATGGAGATTAGTAAAAGAGTGGTGTGTTTGTTGAATGACAAGAGAGGTGAAGCAGAGGTGAGACGAGAAGGAAAACACTTGTCATTCTGTCAACGATCTGTCACAACCTCTAGCCAAATAGTTTCATGAGGGAATGGAAAATTGTTGACGTTGAAGTCCAAGAAAGAACATCGATGAACTCCGTCATTATGTATTTATCCTTTTTTGCACTCATCTGCTCGTCTGACCTAGCTTTACAGGTGCATATGTAACAACCTAGCTACTTTCTGACCTAAGAACAATCGTCCACCATTCTCTTACAACATAGAAAGCCATCATCTTGGATGTCCTAACCAATACGACAAACGATGACATTGGCGCAGATCGCATTTTACAGTGTATATCGCACATAAAACCATAGTGACATCACTTGATCCTTCTTTTGTTGTGCGCGTGTGTTTATGTGTGTAAAGCCTTCAATGGCGCATAGCGCGCCCAAACCCCAAGACGCTTCGATAAAAAGTCGCGTTGTTCACCCTCGTCGTCATAACGAAGCTGAACCATAGAAACAAGAAACCTGTTTGCTCCTGCTAGACTAACCTGATTCCCATCGCCTAAAGCACAATCGCCAACTCCGTCCTGTCGATGCCCTCCTCGATGAGGTTGGGATAATACGGCACCATAGCGTCCGCGCACTGGACGTATGCATCGTTGTACAGACGCCAATATGGTGTCCGTACCTTTCTTGCCGGGTGGAAAAGACCGGCCCAGACGTAGTTGAGGACCAGTCCCGGACCAACGGCCATCCTGATGGCCTCGATAGCCTCGACGATGCGGTCGATAACGTGGGGGCTGGTCTCGAAAAGGTTGGGATACAGCAAGTTGAGCAAGTGAACCATGGCATCCTCGCAACCGAGACCAACAACGCCAAGGGCAATGTGCTTGACAACACTAGCGGCTGTTTGTCTGTGCACCTGGTCACGGTCAATGAGGGCGTCCTCCAGGAGTGGCGTGACGGCGTAAACATAGTCCTTGGCCATCTCGCCGATGTactcgaagaggaaggagagcgACTTGAGCACGCCGTTCTGAACGTTGAGCTCGGGGACGCGGTACTCGTTCATGAGCGCAGGCAACACAGTGAAGGGCGCGCATGTCTCGGCAACGATACCGATGGCGACGGCCGTGTTGACACGGGACTGACGCTCCTGAACGCGGAGGTTGTTCAGAAGGGTTGCAAGGACATCCTGAGGACCAATGGCCTTGGCAATGAAACCGAAAGTGTTGTTGGCAGCACGTCTGATGCCCTTCTTGTGAGCCTTGAGCATGTCGAGAAGCTCGAAGCAGATTCGCATCCATTCGCGGGCGTTGACACTCTCTGGACCGCGATCGGCAATACGACCTACGAGATCAATCGTGTTCTCTTGTACCTTCTCGTGTCGGTTACGAAGAATAGGGGTCAGGCGAGGCAGAAGATCCTTGATAGGGGGCTGCATCTGGCTGATACCCACGACAGTAACAATGGAGCGGAGAGCACCAAGAATAGAGCCAAGGACCTCGGGATACTCCTCGCCAAGATACTCGTAAAGAACAATACCAAGCTTACCCATGAGGGCATCTTCACCGCATTGCTTCATGACCATGGCGATGCGGGAGATCAAATCGGCTGCTTGCTGTCGTACAGTAGCTGACTTGTTGTTCAGACGCCAAAGAATGGTGCTGACAATCTGAGGAAGGTAAGGCTTGCATCGGGTGCCTAATGCGTTAACCACCGAACCGAAGCCGTTAAGCATAACGATGTCCTCCACGCTCTGTTCCTGGAACGCATGAAGAATGCCATCGATAAGGCGTTCTTCCAGACGCTCGCCAATATCGGCAGCACCGAGAGAGGCCACAATCTTTTCAACCGTCTCCACCGTCATCTTGCGGTAGGCTTCGCTCTCGTCCTTTAGGTTGGCTACGATCCTTTCCAGAATCTCGCTGACACCAACCTTTTGGCCAATGTCGACAGTGGTCTCAACGACCTGTCGGTAGTTGCGCTTATCCAGAGCCATACGCCGTACCCAAAAGCTCTTGAAGAACTCGTCCAGCACATGCTCCTTTAGGTACCCAGCCGTTACTCCATCGGTGGCGGCGCACTGTGAAATCACCTTTAGCACAaccttcttcatctcttcaTCAGGAGAGGCAAATTCTCGTAGCAGAATCTCCATAATCTGACTGGTGTAATAGTTGGCATAGTCTTCATCCATAAGCGGGATAATATAACCGACAGCCTTGAGGAAACCCGCCAGACCCTTGCCTCGCTGCTTTCGGGCACCGGTCCAAAGGGGGTTGAGAATATCATCAAAGCTCTCGATACCGTAGGGGTTAGATGCCTCGGCGAGAGCTGCGATGGCCAAACTGGTCACTGTGCGGACCTTGGTCTGTTCATCGTTCAGGTTGGGTCCGATACAGTCAACCAGCTGCTTGAGATGGGGCAAGACTGCGCAGCCCATCAAGATGGGAATCTGCTGGACGATCTTGACACCCGTGTGACGAGCCTGCCACGACTTTTTGCTTCGGCACACAGCTCGCAAGAAGGGGAGCAGAGCTGGGATACCCAGAGCCGAGGCAACGACGGCAAAGGCTCTGGCAGTAGTGTTTCTGACATATTCATCGACGTGATCAATATCTGGACGCATGACACTGATCATTGTGGCAAGACCAGCAGCCTTGCTGAGGTTCGAAATGATTTCCCGACCCTCAACACGGGCATAGTAGTCCTGATCGATAAGAAGGGGTTCGATAACGACGAGAATCTTGTGAACGTATGGTCGAACCATGTCATCGAGCTTGTACAAAATACGATCAATAACCTTGACGAGAAGATGGCGTTCCTGGTCCTCCAATGTTTTCTCCATGAGCAGAGGAAGAATTTGGTTGAAGAGGGGGCCGGCACCAAAGTTGCGAGCATTATCTGTCAATTGTCTGAGCGCAGTCTTTCTCATAGGAGGAGTACCGTTCTTGACCTTCAGCAAGAGCCTCATAatctttctctccttgagCTCTTCGACACTCAAACTTTCCTCATCTGCTCCGTCGGTGAGCTTGCCGAAGTATGCCATATCTTCGGGCTTGAAGAATTGCAGGTCTCCCACACCGGGAATCTCCTTTGGCACCTGCTGGCCTGTCATCCGTCCGCTGTCGGGGTCCTGCATCATGAAGCCCGTTGTTGGGGCCGGAGCCTGCATCAGCTTGTGTGCCGGTGCTCGCACGGGGGCATACCCTGGTGGCGGCTCAAGAATCTTGTAACCTTGTTCGGGGCCTGGAAGCATCGCGTCCAGCTCTTCGTCGCTGAGTGGTGCGTAGCGACCGGCCGCATCAGCCCCGAAAGCTGGGGGCACGACAGCGGTCTGGGTAGGGTGCATCGGGGTAGCTAGGCCGACATTACCAACAGGAGTGGCAGAAGGCGCCTGGTCCCAGCGGGATCGCTTCTTGGGTTCCGCCCCTGGCGCCCCTGGAGCGGGAACAGATGGTGCTTGATCCCACCTAGACCTCTTCTTGGGCTCTGGTGCCGGGGTAGCATCATCTGTAGAGGCGACATCCCATCTCTTCTTGCGCTTCCGACCAGCCGCAGCTTCAGTAGAGCCAGCCTCCTCGTTCTCCTTGTTACCGGAATCCTGAAGGGTAGGCTGGTGCTCCTCGACCGGACCgccctccttcatcttctgtTCAATGGCGCGCCGTACGCGCTCTTCCTCTCGCTCAAGCTCGCGGCGTTCCATGATTTCCCGGTAACTCTCGCCTTCATCAGTGGCACCTGCTTGGCGGTTGGCAGCAAATGGGTCGGCTCGTGTAGGGGTCAGAACGCGGTCAAATCGGCGCTTCTGGTAGTCGGTCTCCCTGTCGGTGATGCGGTTGCTCTTTTCGCCCCGGCCAGCCAGGGgatcatcctcctcgacgCCATCGCCGCGTGCAAACTCATCGATCTGAGCTCGGGTGGCGGTGTACTGTCCTACTAGGCGGCGGCCGGAGTCGGCATCTTCcatctcttcgtcgtcgccatCGGCAGCAGGCAGGGTGGTGTGGTAGCCCGCAAACTTGTCGCCGGTGTTGCGCTCATACAGATCGGTGTCCCATATTTCTCCCAGCTTGGCTTTGGTGCTGTTGTCGGATCGTTGGTTGGCAGGATCAAAGCTGCGCGAACCGCTcttggcggcagcagcagcattgCGCTCCTGCTGGAGCTTCTTGATCTGCTCAAAATCCGAGTCCGACATGGTGCTGGCCGTATCCTCCTCGTGTCATGTCAGGTCGGGGTCGTCGCAAGAATGTCCAGCGCGCCGCGAGGGTGAATGATGGTATGTGGTCGGGAGGAAACGGGACGTGATGATGTGGCGCTGCCCGTGGGTGGTTGGGTGGGATCGGGTATGGTAACTGACGGGGCAGCTAAATTGACGGTGACAGTTTTGACACTTTGTCGTGTATAACTGAGGCTATCAGCAAGGGAATAGACGGTGGAGGCAGAGGGATGCAGGTCACGGCTGAAGACGGGCGCAGTGGATGCGGTACGGTGCACACGCCTTCCCTGAAATTTTGGCCAGCGACTGGTGACGGGACGTGACCGTGAGAGAGCTGACACGGGCTTGGCAAGGCTGCACCTGAAGTTTCCACTCCAAGTGGCGCTCCAGGTGCATTAGGTAAGCAGTCCAGACCTCGACGCTTTCGATCGCGGTGGGGAGCAGGGGAGCTTCCATCCATTTCCACTTAGCTCATGTGGGGAGGCAGCACTTTCACTTTCCACACCCTCAACTTCCATCCATTTCACCTCTCTCAACCTCGCTTCATCTTCGCTTCGACCAGCATGACATCCCAACCTGCAACGCCGCTACTGTATGTAGAGTTGCTTTCAAATATCCGCCAGATATCGCTGGCCATCTCACTGGGCTCTGCAAGCGATGCGTCAACACGAGTAGTGGTGGCAGCGGATGGAGAGAATGTCGAGCTCACACACCATGGACAGTCACATACACTACATCTACCCGCAAAGGTAGCCCTTGGCGGCGCCATTCTGCCAATACAAAGACCTGGAGCCTCTGCGCTCTCCTGGAGGTTACCGTTGGGTCAAGGAACATACACGGATGCATCATCAGCCGAGTCGTCCACTTGGACAGCCACCGATTTGAAGGCCGGGTCCGAAGTTGTTTGTAGACAATGCCAGGCCGTTGTTGTCAAGCGAGATGTTGTCAAGGTGTGGAAAGACCTCCCGAGTGAGAACTGGGCTGAGATGATGGAGTTTTGGCACTGTCACAAACCTGGTGACCACGATCatgaccatcaccaccacgacaAGTCAAACGGCGTTGATGCCAACGGGCAAAGCGATAGGGCAGATGACATGAGTCTTGCAGCTCGAGGATATGGCGCGAGCTCGGCCATTTCGGCGCAACAAGGTGTTGGGTTTGTTGATCTGACAACGCTGTTATTCGTCGAGCAGGACTGTTCCAACATCACGGTAAGTCCATATGTAGCATGCTCATGACTTGGTCTATTCACCGTCTCGAATGCGTCCATTTGAATCTTAGCAGTCGGGGCATCAAGAAGGTAGCCAAGTCGGCCTCGGCCCCTCAATGGCATGGATACCGATACAAATGCCCAAAATCAAGCAGACTCTGTCCCCTGCTTATGCGGGGCATTGAGTGGTCGACGAACCTGACTTCTGTGATGGGGCGCTTCCAGTCGGTGGATGACAGGCTGAACCCTCCGCATTTCGCCAGATCATTGCCAAGTCCTAAATGCTCTGGGATTAACTGGAGGAACATCCTTTCTCAACTCTTCACACCAGTAAACCTCTCCCCTCGTCAGTTAGTGCTGACCATGTTTCCGCTCTTTAGTATTCACTCTCTACCCCTGAGCATGGATCACCAGATAGGCAAGTTGTTGCTTCAGACGAAAGCAGCAACCAGGTTCGGAGCCTCAACGTGTTTTGCTCTTCCTGTCAATCCCAGCTCGGTTTTTACAATTTCCGGACAGCCGCAGTCACACTCCTAAAGTGGCAGATTTCGTGCGATTCTGTGTCCAACCTCAGCCCAGGACTTGAAGAGTGTCTTGCCGCGACCCTGATTTCCACCATAGCACGATCAGGATCCTCCAAGTCGCTGTTGCTTCCCATCACAGAGACCATAGCAACcacagaggaagaaggggtaggGAAGGACCAAGTTGTCCATATATGGGTGCTTAACAGTGGTATCGTGTTTACATCATCTGCCATGGAGGCCACGGTTACGAGGCCAGGAGCTGAAAGTGGTATTCCGGCTATGAAACTGCTTTATCGGTTGGTTCCCCGAGAGGAGGCTGACCGCATGCTGGATTCACTTACTGGCGATGCCCAGGAGGTGAACCTTCCGACagaggccatcaaggaggtTGTGGAACGTCTAGACAGGAGTAACTGTCTGCTGCCTACCACTGAACGGGTATTCAAGGAGTGGAAAGTGGGTTTACTGAGGCGATGAATCCGGAGATGGGAATATGTGCTCAAGTTGGTATGTATTGGTAACAAAGCAGCCCCATCGGCGTTATTCTCGACCTCAAACTTGACTCTTTATCCTTTTACTGGATCGTAATGTCCGGGTTGTTGTCGTCTGGACGGTGGCGTCCGGTTCAGCTTTTGGTATCACTTCCGCAGCAACCGTTTTCCGTTTCCTGGACATGGCCACTGACGTTGTGGCGGCCATCTCTTCGCTTTCTTCGATTTTGACCACCACTCCTTTATTTTTTCCGGGCTTGGGCACAACCTCAGCAGTCGTAACCATCTCTTCCTGGCTTTCCTCTTCGACTttcaccaccctcttcttctctacCCCAGCTGCTTGTTCGGAAAACGACTTGAGATTCGCAGTAAAGAGGACACTCTGTGCCCAACCAGCCTGAGGACCCCATATCTTCCTGAAATGGTCGCCTACGGCCACATACATGGCCTTGTTGAGcgtcttggtcttggcaGACCCTTTCCCACCAAAATTG includes the following:
- a CDS encoding U2 snRNP component prp10 — encoded protein: MSDSDFEQIKKLQQERNAAAAAKSGSRSFDPANQRSDNSTKAKLGEIWDTDLYERNTGDKFAGYHTTLPAADGDDEEMEDADSGRRLVGQYTATRAQIDEFARGDGVEEDDPLAGRGEKSNRITDRETDYQKRRFDRVLTPTRADPFAANRQAGATDEGESYREIMERRELEREEERVRRAIEQKMKEGGPVEEHQPTLQDSGNKENEEAGSTEAAAGRKRKKRWDVASTDDATPAPEPKKRSRWDQAPSVPAPGAPGAEPKKRSRWDQAPSATPVGNVGLATPMHPTQTAVVPPAFGADAAGRYAPLSDEELDAMLPGPEQGYKILEPPPGYAPVRAPAHKLMQAPAPTTGFMMQDPDSGRMTGQQVPKEIPGVGDLQFFKPEDMAYFGKLTDGADEESLSVEELKERKIMRLLLKVKNGTPPMRKTALRQLTDNARNFGAGPLFNQILPLLMEKTLEDQERHLLVKVIDRILYKLDDMVRPYVHKILVVIEPLLIDQDYYARVEGREIISNLSKAAGLATMISVMRPDIDHVDEYVRNTTARAFAVVASALGIPALLPFLRAVCRSKKSWQARHTGVKIVQQIPILMGCAVLPHLKQLVDCIGPNLNDEQTKVRTVTSLAIAALAEASNPYGIESFDDILNPLWTGARKQRGKGLAGFLKAVGYIIPLMDEDYANYYTSQIMEILLREFASPDEEMKKVVLKVISQCAATDGVTAGYLKEHVLDEFFKSFWVRRMALDKRNYRQVVETTVDIGQKVGVSEILERIVANLKDESEAYRKMTVETVEKIVASLGAADIGERLEERLIDGILHAFQEQSVEDIVMLNGFGSVVNALGTRCKPYLPQIVSTILWRLNNKSATVRQQAADLISRIAMVMKQCGEDALMGKLGIVLYEYLGEEYPEVLGSILGALRSIVTVVGISQMQPPIKDLLPRLTPILRNRHEKVQENTIDLVGRIADRGPESVNAREWMRICFELLDMLKAHKKGIRRAANNTFGFIAKAIGPQDVLATLLNNLRVQERQSRVNTAVAIGIVAETCAPFTVLPALMNEYRVPELNVQNGVLKSLSFLFEYIGEMAKDYVYAVTPLLEDALIDRDQVHRQTAASVVKHIALGVVGLGCEDAMVHLLNLLYPNLFETSPHVIDRIVEAIEAIRMAVGPGLVLNYVWAGLFHPARKVRTPYWRLYNDAYVQCADAMVPYYPNLIEEGIDRTELAIVL